AGTGCATCGGCTGCAAGGCCTGTCAGGTCGCCTGCATGCAGTGGAACGACTTGCAGGGCGAGATCGGGCACAACCACGGCGACTATCAGAACCCCAGGGATCTGAACGACACCACCTGGACCCTGATGCGCTTCTACGAGGTCGAGCCCGAACCCGACCGGCTGGAGTGGCTGATCCGCAAGGACGGCTGCATGCACTGCGCCGATCCCGGCTGTCTGGCCGCGTGCCCGGCGCCGGGGGCGATCGTGCGTTACAGCAACGGCATCGTCGACTTCCATCAGGAGCACTGCATCGGCTGCGGCTACTGCATCACCGGCTGTCCCTTCGACATCCCGCGACTCTCCAAGAAGGACGAGAAGGCGTACAAGTGCACGCTCTGTTCGGATCGGGTCGCGGTCGGGCTGGCGCCGGCCTGCGTCAAGACCTGTCCGACCGGGGCCATCACCTTCGGCGGCAAGGCTGAGATGATCCACTACGCCGGGACGCGGGTGGCCGATCTGCGCGAGCGGGGGTTTACCGAGGCCGGGCTCTATGACCCGCCCGGCGTCGGCGGGACGCACGTCCTGTACGTCCTGCAGCACGCCGACCGGCCCGAGCTCTACGGACTGCCCAAGGATCCGGCCATCAGTCCGCTGGTCGAGCTATGGAAGGGCGCGGCCAAGCCGCTGGCGATCGCGACCATGGCGCTGGTCGGTCTGGCCAGTCTCTTCCACTATGTCACCAAGGGTCCGAACGCGGTCTCCCGCGAGATCGAGAAAGAGATCGAGCACGAAGAGGAGGAACAGGCATGAGACGCGACCCGCGAGATCTGGTCCGCTACACCGCCGGCCAGCGTGCCGTGCACTGGATCGTCGGCATCAGCTTCATCCTGCTCGGGATGTCGGGGCTGGCGCTGTTCCATCCGGCCTTCCAGCCCTTCAGCCTGCTGTTCGGCGGCGGCACCTGGACGCGCATCCTGCATCCCATCATCGGCGTGGTGATGGCGCTCGCCTTCGTGGTCATGGTGATCCGCTTCACCCGCTACAACCTGATGCGTCGGGTCGACTGGCAATGGATCGGGCGCATCGGCGAGATGGTCAACGGCAGCGACGAGACGATGCCGGCACAGGGCAAGTACAACGGCGGGCAGAAGCTGCTGTTCTGGCTGCTGTTGATCTGCATGCTGCTGCTGATCCCCTCGGGGATCGTCCTCTGGCGGGCCTATTTCGATTTCCCGGTCGAGTGGGTGCGCTGGGCGGCCGTGGTGCATTCGGCGACCGCCGTGGTCATGATCTGTCTGATCTTCGTGCATGTGTATGCCGCCATCTGGGTCACGGGCACCATCCGCGCCATGTGGTACGGCACCGTCACCCGCGCCTGGGCCAAGCAGCATCATCGGACCTGGTACGAGGAAGTCACCAAGCCTTGACGGGGACTCGCCGTCGGATACGGCACATGCAGGAGCCACAGCGCGGGTGATGGCTGTGGCTCGTTTTTGCGTTCCGCTCGTGTAGACTTCGATGGTCGCCGGTCTCCCGGCCCGACTCCTGGAGTCCCTCCTGTCAACGGCCTCGGTTCGAGCGAGACCGGGCCACCCGTGTCAATGATCGATGCACAAAAGGCGCAGGATTATGCTGATGAAAACACTCTCGATCAGATCCAAGATCTTGCTGGTTTCGATTACTCCGATACTCGCCGTCGGCGGCGTCCTCCTGACCCAGACGATCACCAGCCAACGGCAGGCGGGGGCCGAACGCATCGAGAGTACGCGCGCACTCCTCATGGCCGAGAAAGAGGCGCAGCTGAAGCACTATGTCCAACTGGCCACCAGCTCGATCAAGACACTCTATGACCCGGCCGGCCCCAACGATGCCGCCGCCCAGGAGCATGCCAGGACGATCCTGCGTCAACTCGATTACGGCCAGGACGGCTACATCTTCGTCTACCGCTACGATGGCACCTGCGAAGTGCTCGGCCCCAAACCCGAGCTGGAAGGCCAGAACGTCATCGACATGCAGGACAAGGACGGAAAACCCCTGATCCGGTCGCTGATCGAAACGGCGCGCGCCGGCGGGGGCAGCTACAGATATAAATGGGACAAGCCCTCGACGGCCAGTCTGGTGGACAAGCTGAGCTATGTGGAGGCGCTGGACAAATGGCAATGGGTGGTCGGAACGGGTTTCTATATCGATGACATCGACGAGGTGATCGACCGGATCTCCACGGAAGTCGACGCGGAGATCACCTCCCGGATCCTCGCGGCAGCACTGATGGCGGGTCTGCTGATCGCCCTGTCCACGGTGGCGAGCGTCTGGCTCTCGCGCCGCATCAGCGGTCCCCTGGTGCACACCTCCGACGCCCTGCTCGAGATCGCCCATGGCGATGGCGACCTGACCCGGCGTCTCGTCGCGGAAAGCGCCGACGAGGTCGGCAAGCTCTCGACTGGATTCAACACGTTCGTCGGCAAGATCCATGGCATCATCCAAAGCGTCGATGCCGCCACCGGACGCCTGATCGCCGCTGCCGAACAGATGCTGGAGAACGCCAATCAGGCCAACACGGCGGCGCGGGGACAACGGCAGGGGACCGATCAGATCGCCGTCGCCATCAATCAGATGACCGCAACCGTCCAGGAGGTGGCGCGCAATGCCGCTGATGCGGCCCAGGCAGCGCACATGGCTGACACGCGCGTGCAGGAAGGCATCTCGACCGTGGACGGGACCATCACCTGTATCGGTGAACTGGCGCGACTGTCGGACGACGCGGCCGAGCTGGCGCAGCGTCTCGCCGCCGACAGTGCCAGTATCGGCTCGGTGCTGGACGTGATTCGCGGCATTGCCGGTCAGACCAACCTGCTCGCCTTGAACGCCGCGATCGAGGCGGCGCGTGCCGGTGAGCAGGGACGCGGATTCGCGGTGGTCGCCGACGAGGTGCGCACCCTGGCGAGCCGCACGCAACAGTCGACCCTGGAGATCCAGGACATGACTGTGCGCCTGCAGAACGGCACCAGGGCCACGGTCGAGATGATGAACCTCAGCGCGGAACAGACCAAGCAGGCGGTCGAGGTCGCGCAGCGAGCGGGCGACAGCCTGCGCGCCATCTCCGAAGCGGTCGGGACCATCACAGCGATGAACTCGCAGATCGCGACCGCCGCCGAGGAACAGGGCGCGGTCGCCGAGGAGATCAATCGCAATGTCACTCATATCTCAGACATCGCCGATCACTCCGAGCACGCCGCCAGAAGTTCGGCCGATACCGCGCACGAAGTGACCGAGCTGGGTCACAACCTCAGTGCCCTGGTGGGGCAATTCAAGGTCTAGTCGTCACGGCCCGTTTGATCGCATCCAGACTGATACCAGGACCAGCCATGTCATCCACCCGCATTCTGCAACCCGGCGAGATCGAGTCCTTCTCAGCCGAGATTCCGCGTCTGCTGCGGCCCGACGCTCAACTCTTCACGACCCGTGCCGAGCGTCTGCGCCGGATCGCGCCTGGACACAGTCTCGGCGACTATCTGACCTTCGTCGCCGCCATCGCCGACTGGCAGCAGGAAGCGCTCGCGATGCCGGCCGATCGCCCGGCCTCGGTGGACACGGCCCATCCGGCACGGTGCGCCGAGCAGGGCACCCCACCGCTCGCGCCCCAGGGCCTGATCCGCGATCCGGGCTGGCGCGATCAGGTCCGCGCCCTGGCCGAACGGCTCGCCCCGACGGCGCCCGCCCAGGCGCAAACCGTTCTGGAGCGCCTGCGCACCGGCCACGACGACTGGCTGGAAGCCCAGGCCGAGGCTCTGCTCACGCTCGATCCGGCGAATCTCGACATCGCCGCCTCGGCCCTCCTCGCCGCCGTGCTCCAGGTCCAGTGGACGCGGCTGGCCCGGACGCTCGATCCATCCCGAATCGCCATCCAGCCGACCGAGCGCCATCTCTGCCCGGTCTGCGGCTCGCATCCCAGCGTCTCGGTGGTGCGCACGGACGGGGCGAGCGACGGACTGCGCTATCTGGTCTGCTCGCTGTGCGCCTCGCAGTGGTATCTGGAGCGGACCAAATGCAGCAACTGTGACAACATGCGCGCCATCGGCTATCACACCGTCGAGAACCCGGACTCGGCCATTCGCGCCGAGTCTTGCCCCGAGTGCCGGACCTATCTCAAGATCCTCTACCAGACCCTGAACCCGGATCTGGAGCCGACGGCCGACGACCTGGCCTCACTGGCGCTCGACTGGCTGATGAGCGAAGAAGGCTACGGACGCAGCGGGATGAACCTGATGCTGTTGCAGAGCTGAGATCCACCAAGGAACGTCATGCAGATCGTCACGACCCATGTCAATTCGGACTTCGACGCCCTGGCCTCCATGGTGGCGGCCTCCTTCCTCTATCCGGGCGTAACGCGGATGGTGCCGAGTCAGGTCCAGCCGGCGGTGCGCGAATTCCTGACCGTGCACTGGGATCTGCTCCAGCTCAAGCCGCGCCGCGCCATCGATCCGGCGGCCGTCGAGCGGCTGATCGTCACCGACACCGGCAGTTGGGAGCGCCTCGACGATCTGCGTATGCTCGCCGAACGGGCGGACCTGGAGACCATCGTCTGGGATCATCACATGGCCCCCGGCTCGATCCGGGCCGGTGAGCTGCATCGCGAGGAGGTCGGCGCAACCGTCACCCTGCTCCTGGAGCGCATCCAGGAAATGGATCGCGCCTTCGCCCCGATGCACGCCACCCTGTTCCTGCTCGGAATCTATGACGACACCGGCGGTCTGACCTACCCGTCTACCACGGCCCGCGATGCGCGCATGACGGCCTATCTGCTGGAGAACGGCGCCGACCTGAACGTGGTGGCCGCCTATCTGGACAGTGCCCTCGACGAGCGTCATCTCGAACTCTTCAACCGGATGCTGTCGGACTCGGAACAGTTCGAGATCGAGGGCGTCCACCTGGGACTCTGTGTGCAGGACGCCGACAAGGGACTCAACAACCTCGCGCGCGTCGTCAGCAAATTCCAGGAGATCAAGGGGCTGGACGTGGCCTTCGGCATCTTCCCCATCACCGCCAACAAGACAGTGGTGGTCGGACGCGGCAATCCGCGCCTGTTCGACGTCGGCGCCCTGGTGCGCCAGCTCGGCGGCGGCGGACATCCGGGCGCCGGCTCGGCGGTGCTCAAGGCTCCGGCCGCGGAGGCCCGCGCTCGGGTGCGGGCGCTCATCGCCCAGGCCGAGCCGGAGAGCGAGCGGGTGAGCGACCTGATGTCGCCGGTGCGACTCGCGCTCGCGCCCCAGGACAGCCTGCGCGAGGCCGCCGGGCGTCTGCGCGACAGCCATCGCTCGGTCTTGCTGGTGCTCGACGACCAGGGCGGCGTGCTCGGGGCGCTCGGCGAGGAACAGTTGGCCAAGGTCCGGGACGACGCCGGTTGGGAGCATCCGGTCAGCGCATTGATGCGGCGCGATCTGGACGTGGTCACGCCGGAGCGCACCACGCGCGAGGCGCTGCGGATCATGAC
The sequence above is drawn from the Allochromatium vinosum DSM 180 genome and encodes:
- a CDS encoding methyl-accepting chemotaxis protein, giving the protein MKTLSIRSKILLVSITPILAVGGVLLTQTITSQRQAGAERIESTRALLMAEKEAQLKHYVQLATSSIKTLYDPAGPNDAAAQEHARTILRQLDYGQDGYIFVYRYDGTCEVLGPKPELEGQNVIDMQDKDGKPLIRSLIETARAGGGSYRYKWDKPSTASLVDKLSYVEALDKWQWVVGTGFYIDDIDEVIDRISTEVDAEITSRILAAALMAGLLIALSTVASVWLSRRISGPLVHTSDALLEIAHGDGDLTRRLVAESADEVGKLSTGFNTFVGKIHGIIQSVDAATGRLIAAAEQMLENANQANTAARGQRQGTDQIAVAINQMTATVQEVARNAADAAQAAHMADTRVQEGISTVDGTITCIGELARLSDDAAELAQRLAADSASIGSVLDVIRGIAGQTNLLALNAAIEAARAGEQGRGFAVVADEVRTLASRTQQSTLEIQDMTVRLQNGTRATVEMMNLSAEQTKQAVEVAQRAGDSLRAISEAVGTITAMNSQIATAAEEQGAVAEEINRNVTHISDIADHSEHAARSSADTAHEVTELGHNLSALVGQFKV
- the fdxH gene encoding formate dehydrogenase subunit beta, whose amino-acid sequence is MALQSLDIQARSATTTAVPGVRETLDVAKLIDISKCIGCKACQVACMQWNDLQGEIGHNHGDYQNPRDLNDTTWTLMRFYEVEPEPDRLEWLIRKDGCMHCADPGCLAACPAPGAIVRYSNGIVDFHQEHCIGCGYCITGCPFDIPRLSKKDEKAYKCTLCSDRVAVGLAPACVKTCPTGAITFGGKAEMIHYAGTRVADLRERGFTEAGLYDPPGVGGTHVLYVLQHADRPELYGLPKDPAISPLVELWKGAAKPLAIATMALVGLASLFHYVTKGPNAVSREIEKEIEHEEEEQA
- the fdhE gene encoding formate dehydrogenase accessory protein FdhE, with product MSSTRILQPGEIESFSAEIPRLLRPDAQLFTTRAERLRRIAPGHSLGDYLTFVAAIADWQQEALAMPADRPASVDTAHPARCAEQGTPPLAPQGLIRDPGWRDQVRALAERLAPTAPAQAQTVLERLRTGHDDWLEAQAEALLTLDPANLDIAASALLAAVLQVQWTRLARTLDPSRIAIQPTERHLCPVCGSHPSVSVVRTDGASDGLRYLVCSLCASQWYLERTKCSNCDNMRAIGYHTVENPDSAIRAESCPECRTYLKILYQTLNPDLEPTADDLASLALDWLMSEEGYGRSGMNLMLLQS
- a CDS encoding formate dehydrogenase subunit gamma, with translation MRRDPRDLVRYTAGQRAVHWIVGISFILLGMSGLALFHPAFQPFSLLFGGGTWTRILHPIIGVVMALAFVVMVIRFTRYNLMRRVDWQWIGRIGEMVNGSDETMPAQGKYNGGQKLLFWLLLICMLLLIPSGIVLWRAYFDFPVEWVRWAAVVHSATAVVMICLIFVHVYAAIWVTGTIRAMWYGTVTRAWAKQHHRTWYEEVTKP
- a CDS encoding CBS domain-containing protein; translated protein: MQIVTTHVNSDFDALASMVAASFLYPGVTRMVPSQVQPAVREFLTVHWDLLQLKPRRAIDPAAVERLIVTDTGSWERLDDLRMLAERADLETIVWDHHMAPGSIRAGELHREEVGATVTLLLERIQEMDRAFAPMHATLFLLGIYDDTGGLTYPSTTARDARMTAYLLENGADLNVVAAYLDSALDERHLELFNRMLSDSEQFEIEGVHLGLCVQDADKGLNNLARVVSKFQEIKGLDVAFGIFPITANKTVVVGRGNPRLFDVGALVRQLGGGGHPGAGSAVLKAPAAEARARVRALIAQAEPESERVSDLMSPVRLALAPQDSLREAAGRLRDSHRSVLLVLDDQGGVLGALGEEQLAKVRDDAGWEHPVSALMRRDLDVVTPERTTREALRIMTRADVGVLPVMEDGRVVGEITRAAIMLSLYDL